In Tripterygium wilfordii isolate XIE 37 chromosome 15, ASM1340144v1, whole genome shotgun sequence, one DNA window encodes the following:
- the LOC119979791 gene encoding egg cell-secreted protein 1.1-like, giving the protein MARPLLSSSSTLAARLKVDDDDESLNCWESLGELQACTGEILLFFLNGETYLGHGCCEAIHMIGHQCWPDLIDILGFTSEEGGDVLEGYCDASDHDNNTVTPSNAEAALITPTLVP; this is encoded by the coding sequence ATGGCTCGACCATTGTTGAGCTCAAGCTCGACCCTTGCGGCTCGATTGAAggtagatgatgatgatgaatcatTGAACTGTTGGGAGTCATTGGGTGAACTCCAAGCATGCACTGGAGAGATACTCCTCTTCTTTCTGAATGGAGAGACTTACTTAGGCCATGGATGCTGCGAGGCTATTCACATGATTGGACACCAATGTTGGCCTGATTTGATTGATATTCTTGGTTTTACTTCTGAAGAAGGTGGTGACGTACTTGAAGGTTATTGTGATGCCAGTGACCATGATAATAATACTGTCACTCCATCAAACGCTGAAGCTGCCCTAATTACTCCCACTTTGGTTCCTTAA